In Paenibacillus sp. FSL M7-0420, a single genomic region encodes these proteins:
- a CDS encoding phosphotransferase yields MKIPTEALYTALSELFKTTITSADYQTLQLHGGTLGDVQLVTGTAETADGEQRPYHIVLKIQKKWERYDDPDSWRREYDLYASPLGATFTESFRWPVCYHAEMNEAGDEMRLWLEYMDGISGLELTGDMYEQAALELGRYQGKLYAEQPEGPQSLTNLSHPDLMKNTYLHYRSWPVVYDYIRSEECEFPQHVRQMLIDIDEHSDDIFARIECLPLVLCHRDFWVTNIIYSGGTIALIDWDTSGWGYLGEDIASLIADEADLDHMIEYYQRCVPAYYRGFAEYAGEIAPLAGHCVYEFILLVFGYRLVEGYLHADSDDKKTECLNTLEKVYELKSLQLSV; encoded by the coding sequence ATGAAGATTCCAACTGAAGCGTTATATACTGCACTAAGTGAGCTTTTCAAAACAACGATTACATCTGCTGACTACCAGACGTTACAGCTGCATGGCGGGACCTTGGGAGATGTGCAGCTGGTTACCGGAACGGCCGAAACGGCTGACGGAGAGCAACGGCCGTACCATATTGTGCTGAAAATCCAGAAGAAATGGGAGCGTTACGATGATCCGGATTCCTGGCGGCGGGAATATGATCTCTACGCTTCTCCATTGGGGGCAACCTTCACAGAATCCTTCCGCTGGCCGGTGTGTTATCACGCTGAGATGAATGAAGCCGGGGATGAAATGAGATTATGGCTGGAATATATGGATGGCATCTCCGGTCTGGAGCTGACCGGTGACATGTATGAACAGGCGGCATTGGAGTTGGGCCGGTATCAAGGGAAGCTGTACGCGGAGCAGCCTGAGGGGCCGCAAAGTCTGACCAACCTGAGCCATCCAGACCTCATGAAGAATACTTATCTGCACTACCGGTCTTGGCCGGTTGTCTACGACTATATCCGTTCAGAGGAATGCGAATTCCCGCAGCATGTGCGGCAAATGCTCATCGACATTGATGAGCATTCAGACGATATTTTTGCCCGGATTGAATGCCTGCCTCTGGTGTTATGCCACCGGGACTTCTGGGTAACCAACATCATCTATTCTGGCGGGACCATCGCGCTGATCGACTGGGATACCAGCGGCTGGGGCTACCTCGGCGAGGACATCGCCAGCCTGATTGCAGATGAGGCGGATCTTGATCACATGATTGAATACTATCAGCGGTGTGTCCCTGCTTATTACCGGGGCTTCGCGGAATATGCGGGAGAGATTGCCCCGCTTGCCGGCCACTGCGTCTACGAATTCATCCTGCTCGTATTCGGATACCGGCTGGTGGAGGGATATCTTCATGCGGATAGTGATGATAAGAAGACAGAGTGTCTGAATACGCTGGAGAAGGTGTATGAATTGAAGAGCTTGCAGCTGTCCGTCTAA
- the rsgA gene encoding ribosome small subunit-dependent GTPase A, with protein MIDLKTYGYTEIEKIPSRLLPGRITELRRERFTVITERGELTAVLKGTFYHSTETREDFPCVGDFALLRPNGSGDSLIVALLPRRSKFSRANYSGHAAGYTKTILEQVVAANFDYVFILSSLNWDFNVTRMMRYLTQARQSGGQPVVILTKADLTEDYSLRLAEVRQSMPDVPVHAVCSHNGLGLNELDVYLKPGSTVVFLGMSGVGKSSLLNALMERDVMKVSSIREEDSRGRHTTTHRQLFMLPSGAMVIDTPGMRELGLFDADEGISAGFADIEDLFTRCRFSDCRHEAEPGCAVLAALAEGSLTRERWEHYMAQQQENQFVQNRTGYLISKNARNQSIAMQRKQTKKTGGWKK; from the coding sequence ATGATTGATCTAAAAACCTATGGATATACAGAAATAGAAAAAATCCCGTCCAGGCTATTGCCTGGCAGAATTACAGAGCTCCGGCGGGAGCGCTTCACGGTAATCACAGAGCGGGGCGAGTTGACCGCTGTACTCAAAGGCACGTTCTATCACAGTACAGAAACCCGGGAGGACTTCCCGTGCGTCGGTGATTTTGCCTTACTGCGCCCGAACGGAAGCGGGGATTCGCTCATTGTTGCCCTTCTCCCCCGCCGCTCCAAGTTCTCGCGGGCAAATTATTCCGGCCATGCCGCAGGCTATACCAAAACCATTCTGGAGCAGGTCGTGGCAGCTAACTTTGACTATGTATTTATTCTGTCCTCCCTGAACTGGGATTTCAATGTCACCCGCATGATGCGGTACCTGACCCAGGCCAGGCAGAGCGGCGGCCAGCCGGTCGTCATTCTGACCAAGGCTGATCTCACCGAAGATTACAGCCTCCGGCTGGCAGAAGTCCGGCAGAGCATGCCGGATGTTCCCGTGCACGCCGTGTGCAGTCATAACGGTCTCGGGCTGAATGAGCTCGATGTCTACCTTAAGCCAGGTTCAACTGTCGTCTTCCTTGGCATGTCCGGAGTCGGCAAATCATCGCTGCTTAACGCCCTGATGGAACGGGATGTTATGAAGGTCAGTTCCATCCGGGAGGAAGACAGCCGGGGACGGCACACGACGACCCACCGTCAGTTGTTCATGCTCCCCTCGGGAGCAATGGTAATCGATACCCCCGGGATGCGTGAACTGGGGCTGTTCGATGCTGACGAAGGCATCTCTGCAGGCTTCGCTGATATAGAAGACCTGTTCACCAGATGCCGGTTCAGTGACTGCCGCCATGAGGCCGAGCCGGGCTGTGCGGTGCTGGCCGCCCTGGCGGAGGGTTCCCTGACGCGCGAACGCTGGGAGCATTACATGGCCCAGCAGCAGGAGAACCAATTCGTCCAGAACAGAACCGGCTATCTGATCAGCAAGAATGCCCGCAATCAATCCATCGCTATGCAAAGAAAACAAACCAAGAAAACCGGGGGCTGGAAAAAATGA
- a CDS encoding NCS2 family permease, giving the protein MNRFFKLKENGTTVRTEIMAGITTFMAMAYILSVNPSTLTAFGRIDMGWYSVFLATALAAGIFTIAMGVFINFPVALAPGMGLNAYFASVVLSSATTEHEFTWQMGLTAVFISGIIFILLTVTRVRQILLTAIPDSLKHAITVGIGMFITIIGLKNSGLMTIGVEAGKDISANTFTDVLSFETVIHMGSLENTNVQLVIIGLLLISILMVLRVRGAILFGILGTTVAAILMGAVDFSSLSNPQTPWVPDFTQLNFWEFDWEGIMHTGIVSAIATFTFVELFDTFGTLVGTAERAGIMKNPEEGKKRVGNAMFVDAVAVAGGAVLGTSTTTAYVESAAGVAEGGRTGLTAVTTGICFLLALFLAPVVALIPGPATAAALIIVGVLMAQSIRDIDFQDMVLAIPAFLTFVIMPFTYNIANGISFGIVTYVILACVANIAGKKKYDIHWMMWVLAILIILRYVLIGSQG; this is encoded by the coding sequence TTGAACCGCTTTTTCAAATTGAAAGAGAACGGCACCACAGTACGCACAGAGATCATGGCCGGTATAACCACGTTTATGGCAATGGCTTATATTCTGTCGGTTAATCCAAGCACTCTGACTGCCTTCGGCCGCATTGATATGGGCTGGTATTCCGTATTCCTTGCGACTGCGCTGGCAGCCGGTATTTTCACCATTGCCATGGGGGTATTCATTAACTTCCCGGTCGCTCTGGCACCTGGTATGGGCCTTAACGCATATTTCGCTTCCGTCGTCTTATCCTCCGCCACCACTGAACATGAGTTCACCTGGCAGATGGGTCTTACCGCCGTATTTATCTCCGGGATTATCTTCATCCTCCTGACCGTTACCCGGGTCCGGCAAATCCTGCTCACTGCCATTCCTGACAGCCTGAAGCATGCGATCACTGTCGGTATCGGGATGTTCATCACCATTATCGGCCTGAAGAACAGCGGACTGATGACCATCGGCGTTGAAGCCGGTAAAGACATCTCCGCCAATACATTTACAGATGTACTCTCCTTTGAAACGGTTATTCATATGGGCAGCCTGGAGAACACCAATGTTCAGCTCGTGATTATCGGTCTGCTGCTGATCTCCATTCTAATGGTACTGCGCGTTCGCGGCGCCATCCTGTTCGGAATTCTCGGGACTACCGTGGCTGCGATTCTCATGGGTGCAGTAGATTTCAGTTCACTGAGCAATCCGCAGACGCCATGGGTTCCTGACTTCACCCAGCTTAACTTCTGGGAATTCGACTGGGAAGGCATTATGCACACCGGTATCGTATCGGCGATTGCCACTTTTACCTTTGTAGAACTGTTCGATACCTTCGGTACGCTGGTGGGTACTGCTGAACGTGCCGGAATCATGAAGAACCCTGAAGAGGGCAAAAAACGTGTCGGCAACGCCATGTTCGTAGATGCGGTAGCTGTTGCGGGCGGTGCGGTGCTGGGTACTTCCACCACTACCGCTTATGTAGAAAGTGCAGCCGGTGTAGCTGAAGGCGGACGTACGGGTCTGACTGCAGTAACTACGGGGATCTGCTTCCTGCTTGCCTTGTTCCTGGCTCCGGTAGTCGCTCTGATCCCTGGTCCGGCCACAGCGGCAGCGCTGATTATTGTCGGTGTACTCATGGCTCAATCGATCCGTGATATTGACTTCCAGGACATGGTGTTGGCGATTCCGGCCTTCCTGACCTTCGTGATCATGCCGTTTACGTATAACATTGCTAACGGGATCTCGTTCGGGATTGTTACTTACGTGATTCTGGCTTGTGTAGCGAATATCGCCGGCAAGAAGAAATATGATATCCACTGGATGATGTGGGTGCTGGCAATTCTGATCATTCTGCGTTATGTTCTGATCGGCAGCCAAGGCTGA